Proteins from a genomic interval of Musa acuminata AAA Group cultivar baxijiao chromosome BXJ1-9, Cavendish_Baxijiao_AAA, whole genome shotgun sequence:
- the LOC135594156 gene encoding F-box protein At3g56470-like, translating to MKRRRIQGAEAETTMDSPDWTSLPLDVLTKIGEKLPVPHRACFRATCKDWCSALLPVVIPSPWIFLVGKNSDTCNFLSFPTRRSFTYSLLPERHGVRYVGSQAGWLAVYNENLDVSLINPLTAARICLPSFLTLPNFELVGGSCVLPHLHRISRFFVSKVIFSANPTTHNYIAVSLYGTPQIEIAYAKAGGDKWNLLQTTSTQNRSYEDIMYHNGKFYCITVEAEVFAFDLSGVSPTVTVVAERTSLGLTYFDDHIPCFGVIQIYGKYLACSSTGELFLIFRREVLCHESLGWKGIMVWRYNPQRQPCWEAVKNLGNKSLLIGINNAISISTENFRGVRRDCVYFMGALVRTIVDDRPEFILRIGVFDVERGMWARANYQLESHSQPPIWFTPSML from the coding sequence ATGAAGAGAAGAAGAATACAAGGAGCAGAGGCGGAGACCACCATGGACAGCCCTGACTGGACATCGCTCCCGCTGGATGTTCTCACGAAGATTGGCGAAAAGCTTCCCGTCCCTCACCGTGCCTGCTTTCGTGCCACATGCAAGGATTGGTGTTCCGCACTCCTACCCGTTGTCATCCCGTCCCCGTGGATCTTCTTAGTCGGCAAGAACAGCGATACCTGCAACTTCTTGTCTTTCCCCACCAGACGCTCCTTCACCTACTCCCTTCTCCCTGAGCGCCACGGCGTGCGGTATGTGGGCTCTCAAGCTGGTTGGCTAGCAGTCTACAATGAAAACCTGGATGTCAGCCTCATAAATCCTCTAACAGCGGCTCGAATCTGCCTCCCCTCCTTCCTCACCCTACCCAATTTTGAGCTCGTCGGCGGCAGCTGTGTCCTTCCTCATCTCCACCGAATCTCCCGTTTTTTTGTTTCGAAAGTTATCTTCTCCGCAAATCCAACTACCCATAATTACATCGCGGtgagtctctatggcactccccaAATTGAAATCGCCTACGCAAAAGCAGGCGGAGACAAGTGGAATCTTCTTCAGACGACATCGACTCAGAATCGTTCATACGAGGATATCATGTACCACAATGGGAAATTCTACTGCATAACAGTTGAAGCCGAAGTCTTCGCTTTTGACCTCAGTGGAGTTTCTCCCACCGTGACGGTGGTCGCCGAGAGAACGTCACTCGGTTTGACATATTTCGACGATCACATTCCTTGCTTCGGTGTCATACAAATTTACGGCAAATACTTGGCGTGCTCGAGCACCGGGGAGCTGTTCCTGATTTTTAGGCGCGAAGTTCTCTGTCATGAATCGCTGGGATGGAAGGGTATCATGGTTTGGAGGTACAATCCTCAGCGTCAGCCATGTTGGGAAGCTGTGAAGAACTTGGGGAATAAGTCCTTGTTGATCGGTATCAACAACGCTATATCGATTTCTACCGAGAATTTTCGAGGTGTACGACGAGATTGCGTCTACTTTATGGGGGCGCTGGTCAGAACCATAGTCGATGACCGGCCCGAATTCATTCTTAGAATTGGAGTGTTTGATGTGGAACGGGGAATGTGGGCGCGGGCAAACTATCAGTTAGAATCACACTCGCAGCCACCCATCTGGTTCACTCCCTCCATGCTGTGA